CAAACATTTTTCATTGATGTTGGAAAACAGAAGAGCCGTTGATGAATTAATCAGATTATTTTCCGGTTTCTGTGAATAAAATATTACTTTCGCACGAAATTAACAGGACAAGATAATTAGCATGAAAGAACAACTTCTGTTGGGCGCAGAGGCAGTAGCCGTTGCCGCCATCGATGCCGGTATCTCCGGCGTTTATGCCTATCCGGGCACCCCTTCAACTGAGATCACAGAATATATACAGAAATCGAAAGAAGCGAGAGAGCGTAAAGTTCGTTGCCGTTGGTCTGCCAATGAAAAGACGGCCTACGAAGCTGCTTTGGGTATGTCGTATGCAGGCAAGCGCAGCATGGTGTGTATGAAGCACGTGGGACTGAATGTGGCTGCCGATGCATTTATCAACTCGGCCATTACCGGGATTAACGGCGGCATGGTAGTCGTTGTTGCCGATGACCCGTCGATGCACTCTTCACAAAACGAGCAGGATACCCGTGTGTATGGTAAATTTGCCTTCTTACCATTGATGGAGCCATCTAATCAACAGGAAGTTTACGAGTCGGTACAATATGCTTTCGAGATGTCTGAAACCGTTAAGCTTCCGGTATTGTTGCGCGTAACCACCCGTCTGTCGCACTCTCGCGCCATTGTAAAACGCACCGAAATAAAAGCACAGAATGCGCTTAATCCCGATACAGATAAGAGGAAATGGATTTTGCTTCCGGCTATTGCGCGGATGCGTTATTCCAACCTGTTAAGTGCGCAAAGTGAGCTGGTAAAACTATCCGAAAGTTCAAAATTCAACCGTGTGGTAGAAGGAACCGGCTCCAAAGGAGTGATTGCTTTCGGTATTGCCTTCAACTATGTGATGGAGGTGAAACAGACTCAGAATCTGGACATTCCGGTGCTAAAAGTGTCACAATATCCTTTGCCCGAAAAGCAAATCAAAGAATTTATTGATAAATACGACGAAATACTCATCGCTGAAGAGGGATATCCTGTGTATGAGGAGTTCCTGAGAGGATTCAGTGATAACAAAAAACTGAGAGGTCGTCTGGATGGAACGTTGCCACGAATGGGCGAACTTTCACCCGATGCCATGGCGAAAGCTCTTGGCGTGGCGGGTATTCAACCTAAAGCAATTCCATCAGTAGTGGTAAGCCGCCCACCGGAATTGTGTAAGGGCTGTAGCCACCGTGATTTATTCGAAGAGTTGAATGCGGTATTGAGCGGATATGAGCAGAAACACGTATTCGGTGATATCGGTTGTTACACCCTGGGCGCACTAAAGCCTTATGAAGCAATCAACACCTGCGTGGACATGGGCGCTTCTGTTACCATGGCCAAAGGTGCTGCTGATGCCGGATTGCACCCTGCCGTTGCTGTCATCGGCGACTCCACATTTACCCATTCGGGAATCACCGGTCTGCTGGATTGCGTGAATGATAAATCGGCGGTAACCATTATCATTTCCGATAACTCTACTACAGCGATGACCGGTGGTCAGGATTCTGCAGGTACCAACAAGCTATTTGACATCTGTAAAGGTATCGGGGTGGACGAAAAACATATCCGGACCTTGATTCCATTGAAAAGCAACCTGGAAGAAAATATCGCAGCACTGAAAGAAGAATTTGAATATCAGGGTGTGTCTGTTATTCTGGCTACACGGGAATGTGTGCAGGTAGCAGCTCGTAATAAAAAGGCTAAAAAATAAGACAATGATCAAGAATATCATCATAGCAGGTGTAGGAGGACAAGGTATCCTCACCATTGCATCCATTATAGATTTGGCAGCCATGCACAATGGTTTGTATGTAAAACAGGCAGAGGTTCACGGTATGAGCCAGCGCGGCGGTGAAGTGCAATCGCATTTACGCATCTCGAATCAGGAGATCTATTCAGACCTGATTCCTATGGGAAAAGCCGATTTGATTCTTTCCGTTGAACCGATGGAAGCATTGCGCTACCTCCCCTATTTATCTGAAACCGGAACAATCGTAACAGCAACCGAAGCATTTAAGAATATCCCCAACTATCCCGATGAAGCAGAACTGGCAAAAAGCATTGATCAAAGTGCCAAAACGCTGTTTGTGAACGCTCACAACCTGGCGGTGGAAGTAGGTAATCCCAAGTCATACAACATTGTAATGCTTGGAGCCGCTGCACCATTTATCGGCATTGATGCTCAACAAATAGAATGGGCTATCGGCCAACTATTCGGCGCAAAAGGAGAAGAAGTGGTAACACTGAATGTAGCTGCTTTCCATAAAGGGCTGGCATTAGCAAAAGAATTTATAAAGTAACCTTCAATATCGGGAAGAAGAAGGCCGGTATGCCATGAAAAAGACAATGTACTGACCTGTATAATCTCCCTTGCATAAATATTAACCTATGTACTGGAATGAATCAATCGAGTGCGCCGACCGCCAGACGCTCGTCGAAATTCAAAATGAGCGGTTTCTAAAAATGATCGAACGGATACAGAATGTTCCGTTTTACCGTAATAAGTTTAAAGAACTGGGCATCAACCCGGCCGATATTAAAAGTATCGACCAGTTGAAAGACCTGCCTTTTACCAACAAATATGACCTGCGCGACAACTATCCGTTCGGGTTGTTTGCCGTACCGCAAAGCGAGGTAGTCAGAGTACACGCATCAAGTGGTACGACTGGTCGCCCTACGGTGGTGGGCTACACACAGAACGACATCGATATGTGGCGTGAAGTGGTGGCTCGCTCATTGACCATGGCCGGCGTTTCTAAGAAAGACCTGATTCAGATTGCATACGGTTATGGTCTGTTTACCGGCGGGTTAGGCATTCATTACGGAGCTGAAACAGTAGGCGCTTCAGTAATTCCCATTTCAGGAGGAAATACGATGAAACAGTTGCAACTGATGGAAGACTTCGGCTCAACCGTTATTGCCTGTACCCCGTCTTATGCCGCTTTTTTGGGCGAGAGTATCGAAAAATCAGGCATTGACAAAGACAAAATAAAACTGAAAACCGGTGTTTTTGGGGCAGAGCCCTGGTCTGAAGAGTTACGGGATGTCATTCAGAAATCGTTAGGGATAAAAGCATTCAACATCTACGGACTAAGTGAAGTGATCGGCCCGGGGGTTTCTATGGAATGTGAATGCCAGTGCGGCAGCCACATCCACGAGGATCATTTCATCCCGGAAATCATTAATCCTGAGACCGGAGAAGTATTGCCTTACGGCGAAGTGGGCGAACTGGTATTTACCACCATCACGAAAGAGGCAATGCCTTTGCTGCGCTACCGTACCCGCGACCTGACCCGACTCTTTATTGATAAATGCGATTGTGGCCGCACCCTCGTGCGTATGGACCGCATCATGGGCCGTACCGACGATATGCTGATTATCCGTGGGGTGAATGTATTCCCAACTCAGGTGGAATCGGTATTGCTGGAGATGGAAGAGACCTCGCCAAACTATCAGTTGGTGGTTAAACGCGAAAACAACCTTGATACACTGGAAATTAAAGTCGAAGTGAACGAGCAGTTCTGGACCGATGAAATCAAAGTCATTGAAGGACTGAAGAAGAAGATTCATCACAATATCTCAAGCCTGCTGGGCCTTAGTGCAACAATCAAACTGGTGGAACCACACAGTATTGAGCGTTCGGAAGGAAAAGCCAAGCGGGTGATTGATAACCGAAATCTTTAAGTCAAATATTAGTCAGCAATGAAGTCGAAGGCATAGGAACATTTACTTGTAGATTGTTTTAAGTTTATGTAAATGCAAAATCTTGCCTTTGACTCAAGTTTAAACCATATAATCTGATAAGGTATGAAAATTCAACAACTCTCAGTTTTTCTGGAAGACAGAAAAGGTCGTTTGACTGAACTGACAAAAATATTGGCAGCCAACGATATAAACATTACAGCATTGAGCATTGCCGATGCTACGGATTATGGAATACTACGACTAATTGTAGGACGTCCCGAACTGGCTTATAAAGTACTGAAGGAACAGGGTTTTTCGGTAAATATCACCGAAGTGGCCTGTCTTATTGTACCTAACGAACCAGGCGGATTACATAAGGCTTTGAGTATTTTGTCGGACAATAATATCGATATTGATTACATGTACGCCTTTGCAAACAATGGAAAAGCCCAGGTGGTGATCCGTTCGGCGTCAACGGATGAGTTGATAAAGGTGTTGCAGGAACATAAGGTAGAGTTACTGAAAGCAAGCCAGATCTATCAGGTGTAAAGCAAATCACAGGCATCGTTATGTCAATGCTGGATAAGTTTAAAAGCTATTTCAAAAACGACCGGTTTGCTGCGCACAACGGCATTGAGCTGGTCGATTGCCGACCGGGATTTGCCAAAGTACAGGTGCTCATCCGGCCACATCATCTGAATGCAGCTCATGTGGTGCATGGCGGAATGATCTTTACCCTGGCTGATTTTGCTTGTGGTGCTGCTGCCAATGCTCATGGACTGGTAACCCTGTCAATCAGTTCGGCTATTTCAAATCTGGCCAAAGGGACTATTGGAAAACTTACTGCTGAAGCTATTGAGATTTCACGCAGCAATAAGCTTTGTACTTATGACGTCAATGTTTATGATGATTTCGAAACATTGATCGCCAACTTTAAGGGAACTTGCTACATTACCAAAGCTGAAATCGATTTTGATTCTCCTGTAAAGGAGAAGTCATTTCAGCCTACCAGTGCTGAAATAACACAAGAACGAGACTAAAATAATATTACAGATAAATGACACGATTTGCCAAAGGTGTCGCAAATCTGCGCTCTTCACAGATACGCGACCTGATGAGCCTGGCTACCAGACCAGGCATTATTTCATTTGCCGGGGGAATGCCGGGGAATGATCTTTTCCCGTTACAGGAACTGGATACCATTTACAACAATCTGACCGAAAAAGAGAAACAGGTAGCTATGCAATACGGCCCAACCTGTGGATTACCATCATTACTCGAATCGCTTGCCGCTTTTCTGGAAAAGAAAGGTCTGAAAGTCGGTGATAACCGATTGATGATTACCACCGGTTCGCTTCAGGCTATTAATATCCTGGCACATGCATTTGTGGATGAAGGAGATGACATCATTGTAGAAAACCCGAGCTTTATCGGAGCTATCTCAGCGTTCAAATCTTATCAGGCCAACATCATTAGTGTGCCCCTGAAAAGCGATGGGATCGATATCGAAGCCTTGCGTCAACAGCTGGATTCAATGCCTCGTAAGCCTAAATTCCTCTACATTACACCGAGCTTCCATAATCCTGCCGGGATTGTTTATTCGAAGGAAAACCGTA
The Parabacteroides sp. FAFU027 DNA segment above includes these coding regions:
- a CDS encoding thiamine pyrophosphate-dependent enzyme; translation: MKEQLLLGAEAVAVAAIDAGISGVYAYPGTPSTEITEYIQKSKEARERKVRCRWSANEKTAYEAALGMSYAGKRSMVCMKHVGLNVAADAFINSAITGINGGMVVVVADDPSMHSSQNEQDTRVYGKFAFLPLMEPSNQQEVYESVQYAFEMSETVKLPVLLRVTTRLSHSRAIVKRTEIKAQNALNPDTDKRKWILLPAIARMRYSNLLSAQSELVKLSESSKFNRVVEGTGSKGVIAFGIAFNYVMEVKQTQNLDIPVLKVSQYPLPEKQIKEFIDKYDEILIAEEGYPVYEEFLRGFSDNKKLRGRLDGTLPRMGELSPDAMAKALGVAGIQPKAIPSVVVSRPPELCKGCSHRDLFEELNAVLSGYEQKHVFGDIGCYTLGALKPYEAINTCVDMGASVTMAKGAADAGLHPAVAVIGDSTFTHSGITGLLDCVNDKSAVTIIISDNSTTAMTGGQDSAGTNKLFDICKGIGVDEKHIRTLIPLKSNLEENIAALKEEFEYQGVSVILATRECVQVAARNKKAKK
- a CDS encoding indolepyruvate oxidoreductase subunit beta, which encodes MIKNIIIAGVGGQGILTIASIIDLAAMHNGLYVKQAEVHGMSQRGGEVQSHLRISNQEIYSDLIPMGKADLILSVEPMEALRYLPYLSETGTIVTATEAFKNIPNYPDEAELAKSIDQSAKTLFVNAHNLAVEVGNPKSYNIVMLGAAAPFIGIDAQQIEWAIGQLFGAKGEEVVTLNVAAFHKGLALAKEFIK
- a CDS encoding phenylacetate--CoA ligase family protein; translation: MYWNESIECADRQTLVEIQNERFLKMIERIQNVPFYRNKFKELGINPADIKSIDQLKDLPFTNKYDLRDNYPFGLFAVPQSEVVRVHASSGTTGRPTVVGYTQNDIDMWREVVARSLTMAGVSKKDLIQIAYGYGLFTGGLGIHYGAETVGASVIPISGGNTMKQLQLMEDFGSTVIACTPSYAAFLGESIEKSGIDKDKIKLKTGVFGAEPWSEELRDVIQKSLGIKAFNIYGLSEVIGPGVSMECECQCGSHIHEDHFIPEIINPETGEVLPYGEVGELVFTTITKEAMPLLRYRTRDLTRLFIDKCDCGRTLVRMDRIMGRTDDMLIIRGVNVFPTQVESVLLEMEETSPNYQLVVKRENNLDTLEIKVEVNEQFWTDEIKVIEGLKKKIHHNISSLLGLSATIKLVEPHSIERSEGKAKRVIDNRNL
- a CDS encoding ACT domain-containing protein, producing MKIQQLSVFLEDRKGRLTELTKILAANDINITALSIADATDYGILRLIVGRPELAYKVLKEQGFSVNITEVACLIVPNEPGGLHKALSILSDNNIDIDYMYAFANNGKAQVVIRSASTDELIKVLQEHKVELLKASQIYQV
- a CDS encoding PaaI family thioesterase, coding for MSMLDKFKSYFKNDRFAAHNGIELVDCRPGFAKVQVLIRPHHLNAAHVVHGGMIFTLADFACGAAANAHGLVTLSISSAISNLAKGTIGKLTAEAIEISRSNKLCTYDVNVYDDFETLIANFKGTCYITKAEIDFDSPVKEKSFQPTSAEITQERD